In Bacteroidota bacterium, the sequence TTCACCGAAGTGCTACGCAAAGCGAACCTCCTGCTCTTCGGTCGGATCACGTATCAACTCATGGTCCCCTATTGGCCAGAAATCGCGAAGACCCAATCTGAGACTGAGGCAATCAATGAGTTTGCGCGCGTGTTTGATTCACTCGACAAGGTC encodes:
- a CDS encoding dihydrofolate reductase; the encoded protein is MRKVVFAINITADGYCSHTDGIVDKELHKYFTEVLRKANLLLFGRITYQLMVPYWPEIAKTQSETEAINEFARVFDSLDKV